In the Acidobacteriota bacterium genome, TCGAATTATGCAAAGTAGCAGTTCTTCACAAACGAATATCTTTCCGGTCTTACCGCTCCGCGACATTGTGGTGTTTCCGCATATGGTTGTGCCGTTATTTGTCGGGCGCGCCAAGTCGATCAATGCGCTTGAGCATGTCATGCAGGCCGATAAGCAGATCATGCTTGTTGCCCAGCGCGAAGCGGCTGATGATGATCCGGGATCCGAAGACATTTATGAAGTCGGCACGATGGCAACGGTCACCCAGTTGCTGAAGCTGCCTGACCAGACCGTCAAGGTGCTGGTGGAAGG is a window encoding:
- a CDS encoding LON peptidase substrate-binding domain-containing protein; protein product: MQSSSSSQTNIFPVLPLRDIVVFPHMVVPLFVGRAKSINALEHVMQADKQIMLVAQREAADDDPGSEDIYEVGTMATVTQLLKLPDQTVKVLVEG